A genomic segment from Nocardiopsis sp. Huas11 encodes:
- a CDS encoding winged helix-turn-helix domain-containing protein: MIRRRNRPVVETVAEQTKQAASLAGIEDQALLADPRTNPRVRGHADALRDDQQRRALDLEHRRALRRGRVADNRAGYAERTLEAIQAARETASPALSVVALHVGRRRFMGASLAASLLLSVGSALGVEAAAQGWDAPSGVGYLAEVGMTGLATTVILYRSHLTQHRGAVTGWQNGALWVLMLAPLLGSIIASTTGSGPVGAACSIGAAAFALLAYVVADRSSNAMRKAAARVDQADETELRTAALGEDLFTLDAPAGEGTQLVGTPALRPGSVRDTDGTRPRIDGWLSPEGRPLLPIIAAAGSGVTEDDSWVFDDESEFADQVEAYVRDRRDPPDGSAGTAPVGPSDTPSPDAASAARDTGGDTRGDQHADDGGESTEVVLSPAEAKRLEGVKNRTRIAEYLVRHPHATVSDIAEAVGLTERTVQRHRQALRGEG; encoded by the coding sequence GGCCCGTAGTCGAAACCGTCGCCGAACAGACCAAGCAGGCCGCATCGCTCGCAGGGATCGAAGACCAGGCCCTCTTGGCCGACCCCCGCACCAACCCGCGGGTGCGCGGCCACGCCGACGCCCTGCGCGACGACCAGCAGCGACGCGCACTCGACCTAGAACACCGCCGGGCACTCCGACGAGGCCGGGTCGCGGACAACCGGGCTGGCTACGCCGAACGCACCCTCGAAGCGATCCAGGCCGCCCGTGAAACCGCCTCTCCCGCCCTATCCGTGGTCGCCCTACACGTGGGGCGCCGCCGGTTCATGGGCGCGTCCCTGGCCGCCTCACTGCTGCTGTCCGTGGGGTCCGCGCTCGGGGTGGAGGCCGCCGCCCAAGGCTGGGATGCGCCCTCGGGAGTCGGATACCTCGCCGAAGTCGGCATGACCGGGCTCGCCACCACCGTCATCCTGTACCGGTCCCACCTGACACAGCACCGCGGTGCCGTCACCGGGTGGCAGAACGGGGCGCTGTGGGTGCTCATGCTCGCCCCGCTGCTCGGGTCCATCATCGCGTCCACCACCGGGTCCGGCCCGGTCGGTGCTGCCTGCTCCATCGGTGCCGCCGCGTTCGCGCTCCTGGCCTACGTGGTCGCGGACCGGTCCTCGAACGCGATGCGTAAGGCTGCGGCCCGTGTCGACCAGGCGGACGAGACCGAGCTGCGCACGGCCGCGCTGGGCGAGGACCTGTTCACGCTCGACGCGCCGGCTGGGGAGGGTACCCAGCTTGTGGGTACCCCTGCCCTGCGTCCGGGTTCGGTCCGCGACACGGATGGAACCCGCCCGCGCATCGACGGGTGGCTGTCCCCTGAGGGCCGCCCGCTGCTCCCGATCATCGCCGCCGCGGGTTCGGGGGTGACAGAGGACGACAGTTGGGTGTTCGACGACGAGAGCGAGTTCGCCGACCAGGTCGAGGCCTACGTGCGCGACCGCCGCGACCCGCCCGACGGCAGTGCCGGCACCGCACCTGTAGGCCCGTCTGACACCCCCTCCCCCGACGCTGCCAGTGCTGCCCGTGACACGGGGGGTGACACACGCGGCGACCAGCACGCCGATGACGGCGGCGAGTCCACCGAAGTGGTGCTGTCGCCCGCTGAGGCCAAGCGGCTGGAGGGGGTGAAGAACCGGACGCGGATCGCCGAGTACCTGGTGCGTCACCCTCACGCGACGGTGTCTGACATCGCTGAGGCGGTCGGGTTGACGGAGCGCACTGTGCAGCGGCACCGGCAGGCGCTGCGCGGGGAGGGGTGA
- a CDS encoding phage tail tape measure protein, which translates to MSILEELTVVLDANTRPFDRETRRMERRVRRTFAGVERTATRAGRTGGTGFVTGFDTTTNRGLRRSNARVVNSMTSVEKTMAASGTRAGTGFATSMGQATTQQVSRSTTQLTRTMGGVEKTVAASGTRAGTGFATGMTTAATKTLGGSATQGELAGSGILAAQGWVRGVDGKIRDSRGKFVSAANQAAAGLAVGVRQQATKASGPVATAMTEAGATGGRSFTRGLSGGLAGIGTAFGAAGAVAGVAALAIGGAAINAAGNFEYAMNGVRAVTGATGQSFEALESQAKELGATTQFSATEAANAMEFLGMAGFDASQTMAALPNVLNLAAAGNTDLARTADIASNVMSGFGLKAEESGRIADVLAQTMRSTNVDLNMLGESFKYAAPLASAAGWSFEETAAAIGFLGNAGIQGSMAGTGLNSILATLADTSSTGSKKLKEFGVAATGADGQVRPLTGLLTDLADKGADVGDVMSIFGLEAGPKLQSLLGQGSAGIEALIADLENSEGAAQEMADIRMEGFVGGMKGARSAVEGFFISFADLGILDAATQAVGMFTGGVRAVTGWLDKHERIVTPVIKAVGMFASIVAVLVGGLLLAKGAMLGVGAALGVLGGPVVWVIAGVAALATGLVIAYKRSEKFRSIVTGAWEGIQAAASTAKRFFDRNIWPGLVWGWEQLEDVAGRVGRWFATTLWPALVDGWREFRNAAQPHAERILRWLRNLRDGADEFRDRWGFLWDQAAARVRIATDLIGSVAGNMVRQLGGWIDIVTGLMSGDWSKVWSGAKTVMKSGFDNLVAVGTAGVKLLWQTLKLQFVQLPRAIAEWIVEDLPVIERRLRTEWIPAFLGWVVDLEARLRSKLVGLLRRFGSWLATDAPDMIRDKTAEWTKRFTTWAGGLWPAIKAELPGAVASLGSWISDQKSELDTKLDGWTESFKEWAGGLWESGKEQFNAYGQRFTEWAEAFAESLPDRLKAWTDRIVAWIDGVSESLPDRLEDWTKRFTTWINEFAESLPDRLQALTDRFVAWATNAPTETAEGFEKADGGGQIARQVEEDWAPRLLMAFVHAIASLVVAIPGMVARVGWALISGFHDVLVQLGVTVAESFVRLGKAAARQWREIKDAILGIASDLVKGVADHINEMVDNTIGAVEGLGDVLIFNSIVPDMVSEIIAETGKLPGGVGGEFDLMGAEAAKKATSMQVAMVSEMATMVSQVMVALVKMQASATGVFTSLVASLVRALGVLVSSATRLVATLGKNIAGGFASMAKNSATAFATMVRGLITVAGTLSRTLTSVFADMHKKTVTGFARTVKGVATAWSGLRQAVAAPVRYVISPVVNRGLRGVWNTIASKVPGLGSMPAVKGFDRGGLVDLTNGGSLSGFSVRDNRLAMVRDGEAVLTPAATRGLGGEAFVDAANQAGTGASRLLQGVPGFAGGGVVGLADSFNAKAKNDFDNKGGAVAAGQQALGGMTDIVGNRFGRGTDLPGAAGYRQMMVWQAAILSQIKKNKDDLEVGKGAKGVVKLAEKSVGRYPEVPGGSNRNAITDWYGMVGPWCAMFISWLYNQTKQSQALKGASRSAWTGDYYTSGMKRVNQPRPADIQVFGTDHVRMVTDKSWMGVGGNEGDNVRKGRRFGGALFRPQFARGGVIENRDFWNQDKGWEGPFPGEHTQRMRDIWNGAQTYDQGGWLAPGYTLAYNDTGAPEPIGAEPIVVTIDLRGDDEDMVRRLRKQVKIKGGGSVQVALGKGTG; encoded by the coding sequence ATGTCGATCTTGGAAGAGCTCACCGTCGTCCTGGACGCGAACACGCGTCCGTTCGATCGGGAGACCCGTCGGATGGAGCGTCGTGTCAGGCGCACGTTCGCGGGAGTCGAACGCACCGCCACCCGCGCTGGCCGGACCGGCGGCACCGGGTTCGTCACCGGGTTCGACACCACCACCAACCGCGGGCTGCGACGCTCCAACGCACGCGTCGTCAACAGCATGACCAGCGTCGAGAAGACCATGGCCGCCTCCGGCACCCGCGCCGGCACCGGATTCGCCACATCCATGGGGCAAGCCACCACCCAACAGGTCTCGCGCTCCACCACCCAGCTGACCCGCACCATGGGCGGTGTCGAGAAAACCGTTGCCGCCTCCGGCACCCGCGCCGGAACAGGGTTCGCGACGGGCATGACCACGGCCGCCACCAAGACCCTGGGCGGCTCGGCGACCCAGGGCGAGCTCGCGGGCAGCGGCATCCTCGCCGCCCAGGGGTGGGTGCGCGGCGTGGACGGCAAGATCCGCGACAGCCGCGGCAAGTTCGTCTCCGCCGCGAACCAGGCCGCGGCCGGGCTCGCCGTCGGAGTACGCCAACAGGCCACCAAGGCATCCGGCCCCGTGGCCACCGCCATGACCGAGGCGGGAGCCACTGGCGGCCGGTCCTTCACCCGCGGCCTCAGCGGCGGCCTGGCCGGGATCGGCACGGCGTTCGGGGCCGCCGGCGCGGTTGCCGGGGTGGCCGCCCTCGCGATCGGCGGGGCCGCCATCAACGCCGCCGGGAACTTCGAGTACGCCATGAACGGGGTGCGCGCGGTGACCGGCGCCACCGGTCAGAGCTTCGAGGCCCTGGAATCCCAGGCCAAGGAGCTCGGCGCCACCACCCAGTTCAGTGCCACCGAAGCCGCGAACGCCATGGAGTTCCTGGGCATGGCCGGGTTCGACGCCTCCCAGACCATGGCGGCCCTGCCTAACGTCCTGAACCTGGCCGCCGCCGGCAACACCGACCTCGCCCGCACCGCCGACATCGCCTCCAACGTCATGAGCGGGTTCGGGTTGAAGGCTGAGGAGTCGGGGCGCATCGCTGACGTCCTGGCCCAGACCATGCGCTCCACGAACGTGGACCTGAACATGCTGGGAGAGTCGTTCAAGTACGCCGCCCCCCTTGCTAGCGCGGCCGGGTGGTCGTTCGAGGAGACCGCCGCCGCCATCGGATTCCTGGGCAACGCCGGCATCCAAGGATCCATGGCCGGCACCGGCCTGAACAGCATCTTGGCGACGCTGGCCGACACCAGCTCCACGGGCAGCAAGAAGCTCAAGGAGTTCGGGGTCGCCGCCACCGGCGCCGACGGGCAGGTCCGCCCCCTCACTGGCCTGCTCACCGACCTGGCCGACAAGGGCGCTGACGTCGGCGACGTCATGTCGATCTTCGGGTTGGAAGCCGGACCCAAATTGCAGAGCCTCTTGGGGCAGGGGTCGGCGGGCATCGAAGCCCTGATCGCGGACCTGGAGAACTCCGAGGGCGCCGCCCAGGAGATGGCCGACATCCGCATGGAAGGGTTCGTCGGCGGCATGAAGGGCGCCCGCTCCGCAGTGGAGGGGTTCTTCATCTCCTTCGCGGACCTGGGCATCCTGGACGCCGCCACCCAGGCCGTCGGCATGTTCACCGGCGGGGTGCGGGCCGTCACCGGGTGGCTGGACAAGCACGAGCGCATCGTCACCCCGGTCATCAAGGCCGTCGGCATGTTCGCGTCGATCGTCGCCGTGCTCGTCGGCGGGCTGCTGCTCGCCAAGGGCGCGATGCTCGGCGTGGGCGCCGCCCTGGGTGTGCTCGGCGGCCCGGTGGTGTGGGTGATCGCCGGAGTGGCCGCCCTGGCCACCGGCCTGGTCATCGCCTACAAGCGCTCGGAGAAGTTCCGGTCGATCGTGACCGGCGCGTGGGAAGGCATCCAGGCCGCCGCGTCCACGGCCAAACGCTTCTTCGACCGCAACATCTGGCCCGGCCTGGTGTGGGGGTGGGAGCAGCTCGAAGACGTCGCAGGGCGGGTCGGCCGCTGGTTCGCGACCACCCTGTGGCCAGCCCTGGTCGACGGCTGGCGAGAGTTCCGCAACGCCGCCCAACCGCACGCCGAACGCATCCTGCGGTGGCTGCGCAACCTCCGCGACGGAGCCGACGAGTTCCGCGACCGGTGGGGGTTCCTGTGGGACCAGGCGGCCGCGCGGGTGCGGATCGCCACCGACCTGATCGGCTCCGTGGCCGGGAACATGGTCCGCCAGCTGGGCGGGTGGATCGACATCGTCACCGGGCTGATGTCGGGCGACTGGTCCAAGGTGTGGTCCGGCGCCAAGACCGTCATGAAGTCCGGGTTCGACAACCTGGTCGCGGTCGGCACCGCTGGCGTGAAGCTGCTCTGGCAGACCTTGAAGTTGCAGTTCGTGCAGCTGCCGCGCGCGATCGCGGAGTGGATCGTTGAAGACCTCCCGGTGATAGAACGCCGGCTGCGCACCGAGTGGATCCCCGCGTTCCTGGGCTGGGTCGTGGACTTGGAAGCCCGGCTGCGGTCCAAGCTCGTGGGTCTGTTGCGCCGGTTCGGGTCTTGGCTGGCCACCGACGCCCCCGACATGATCCGCGACAAGACCGCCGAGTGGACCAAGCGGTTCACCACCTGGGCGGGCGGGCTGTGGCCCGCGATCAAGGCAGAGCTGCCCGGCGCGGTGGCCTCCCTGGGCTCGTGGATCTCGGACCAGAAGAGCGAACTGGACACCAAGCTCGACGGGTGGACGGAGTCGTTCAAGGAGTGGGCGGGCGGCCTGTGGGAGTCGGGCAAGGAGCAGTTCAACGCCTACGGCCAGCGGTTCACCGAGTGGGCCGAAGCGTTCGCGGAGTCCCTGCCAGACCGGTTGAAGGCGTGGACGGACCGGATCGTCGCCTGGATCGACGGCGTCTCGGAGTCCCTGCCCGACCGGCTGGAGGACTGGACCAAGCGGTTCACCACCTGGATCAACGAGTTCGCGGAGTCCCTGCCAGACCGGCTGCAGGCGCTCACCGACCGGTTCGTGGCCTGGGCGACCAACGCCCCCACCGAGACCGCTGAGGGGTTCGAGAAGGCCGACGGTGGCGGGCAGATCGCCCGCCAGGTCGAGGAGGACTGGGCGCCCAGGCTGCTCATGGCGTTCGTGCACGCCATCGCGAGCCTGGTCGTGGCGATCCCCGGCATGGTCGCCCGCGTCGGCTGGGCGCTGATCTCCGGATTCCACGATGTCTTGGTGCAACTGGGCGTGACCGTGGCCGAGTCCTTCGTCCGACTGGGCAAAGCCGCTGCCCGGCAGTGGCGCGAGATCAAGGACGCCATCCTCGGAATCGCGTCTGACCTGGTCAAAGGCGTCGCGGACCACATCAACGAGATGGTCGACAACACCATCGGGGCCGTCGAAGGCCTCGGTGACGTCCTCATCTTCAACAGCATCGTCCCGGACATGGTGTCCGAGATCATCGCTGAGACCGGCAAGCTGCCGGGCGGGGTCGGCGGCGAGTTCGACCTGATGGGCGCCGAGGCCGCGAAGAAGGCCACGTCGATGCAGGTCGCGATGGTCTCCGAGATGGCCACCATGGTCTCGCAGGTCATGGTCGCCCTCGTCAAGATGCAGGCATCCGCGACCGGGGTGTTCACCTCCCTGGTGGCATCCCTGGTACGGGCCCTGGGGGTGCTGGTCTCCTCGGCCACCCGCCTGGTCGCCACCCTGGGCAAGAACATCGCGGGCGGGTTCGCCTCGATGGCGAAGAACTCCGCGACCGCTTTCGCGACCATGGTCCGCGGGCTGATCACGGTCGCGGGCACCCTCTCCCGCACCCTGACCAGCGTCTTCGCTGACATGCACAAGAAGACCGTGACCGGGTTCGCGCGCACCGTCAAGGGTGTGGCGACCGCCTGGTCGGGGCTGCGCCAGGCGGTCGCCGCCCCCGTGCGGTACGTGATCAGCCCGGTCGTGAACCGCGGGCTGAGAGGCGTGTGGAACACGATCGCGTCCAAGGTCCCGGGCCTGGGGTCGATGCCCGCCGTCAAGGGATTCGACCGCGGTGGCCTGGTCGACCTCACCAACGGAGGATCCCTGTCCGGGTTCTCGGTGCGCGACAACCGGCTCGCCATGGTCCGCGACGGCGAAGCGGTCCTCACCCCCGCCGCCACCCGCGGCCTGGGCGGGGAAGCGTTCGTGGACGCCGCCAACCAGGCCGGCACCGGCGCGTCCCGGCTCCTGCAGGGGGTGCCTGGGTTCGCGGGCGGCGGCGTGGTCGGTCTCGCGGACTCCTTCAACGCCAAGGCCAAAAACGACTTCGACAACAAGGGCGGGGCGGTCGCCGCGGGGCAGCAGGCCTTGGGCGGGATGACCGACATCGTCGGTAACCGGTTCGGGCGGGGCACGGACCTGCCCGGCGCGGCCGGGTACCGGCAGATGATGGTGTGGCAGGCCGCGATCCTGTCGCAGATCAAGAAGAACAAGGACGACCTGGAGGTCGGTAAGGGCGCCAAGGGTGTCGTCAAGCTCGCGGAGAAGTCCGTGGGCCGCTACCCCGAGGTGCCCGGCGGGTCCAACCGGAACGCCATCACTGACTGGTACGGGATGGTCGGCCCCTGGTGCGCGATGTTCATCTCCTGGCTCTACAACCAGACCAAGCAGTCCCAGGCCCTCAAGGGCGCCTCCAGGAGCGCGTGGACCGGCGACTACTACACCTCCGGCATGAAGCGCGTGAACCAGCCTCGGCCAGCGGACATCCAGGTGTTCGGCACCGACCACGTGCGCATGGTCACCGACAAGTCCTGGATGGGCGTCGGCGGCAACGAGGGCGACAACGTCCGCAAGGGCCGCCGCTTCGGAGGCGCCTTGTTCCGGCCCCAGTTCGCGCGCGGCGGCGTCATCGAGAACCGGGACTTCTGGAACCAGGACAAGGGGTGGGAGGGGCCGTTCCCCGGCGAGCACACCCAGCGCATGCGCGACATCTGGAACGGCGCCCAGACCTACGACCAGGGCGGGTGGTTGGCCCCCGGCTACACGCTGGCCTACAACGACACCGGCGCCCCCGAACCCATCGGCGCGGAGCCCATCGTGGTGACCATCGACCTGCGCGGCGACGACGAGGACATGGTCCGCCGCCTGCGTAAGCAGGTCAAGATCAAGGGCGGCGGCAGCGTCCAGGTCGCCCTGGGGAAGGGGACCGGATGA
- a CDS encoding FtsK/SpoIIIE domain-containing protein, giving the protein MPENNPDHPPRLVELGGEVIRFPTRDRGTDNLSTPDELDDFPIPDAEPLPPLDDEEPSADLVPHIEDAEIVDDQAPATTHPVDAPAVATDTGTWLEQRRAYLADAPPVIPSYLRDSDEFTQAARWVTSYYAHIAAFHTTRSPIYLLRLMGRGPRGIARAARAWWTWAADTESRPLIRNAAGREMQVNLGDGVLKHSGGDSHQYMLLSMRHDQRVKGRMVVSAVVAVPVTVLLVLGVLTMPGWAVLAWAAAVDALFGLGVRNKDKPIVSRYVAVQFQRPLDSDEVTAALAAIGVKGRIDFVNPIQVDGPGWRAEIDLPPGVLAEKLLDKRKELSGAMRRPLQCVWPSVGTEHTSRAVLWVAKKDPRTIKRVWPLLTDGQTDFYDEFPFGVTPRGEAVPVSLIGTNVLIGGVMGSGKTSAVLVIALAAALDPTCKIWIFELKGSGDMESVQPVAYRYVQGDDDEHCEVALSGMRALEAEMKRRKKVVAELPIEDVPNGRKVTRKLADKYPHLRLDPLLAIFDEVHTLFEHPKYGKKAAEVAGRLIRKARAYGIILVLTTQKPDADSIPKMVSDNAILRFCLAITGHIANDLILGTGMYKRGIRANIFEPAEGDDPKDSGTGWLSRSATNAKIVRAYFIPQGDAREVGRRALALRTAAGTLSGEAAGEEVVDADTSTVVDHVRAVWPDGAAAVHSHRLIEALARFRPDTYAVWLEEEDAAARSTLLNNALKPFKVPTKQLTIRECCGGGAKGVRWDDVPEPSGDGWEDEEDGDD; this is encoded by the coding sequence ATGCCCGAGAACAACCCGGACCACCCGCCCCGCCTCGTCGAGCTCGGAGGCGAGGTCATCCGCTTCCCCACCCGCGACAGGGGGACTGACAATCTCAGTACCCCCGACGAGCTGGACGACTTCCCGATCCCCGACGCTGAACCCCTCCCGCCCCTCGACGACGAGGAGCCCAGCGCGGACCTCGTCCCGCACATCGAAGACGCCGAGATCGTCGACGACCAGGCGCCCGCCACCACCCACCCCGTCGACGCACCCGCCGTGGCCACGGACACCGGCACATGGCTGGAGCAGCGACGGGCGTACCTGGCCGACGCACCCCCGGTCATCCCCTCATACCTGCGCGACAGCGACGAGTTCACCCAGGCCGCACGGTGGGTGACCTCCTACTACGCGCACATAGCCGCGTTCCACACCACCCGCAGCCCCATCTACCTGCTCCGACTCATGGGGCGCGGTCCCCGCGGCATCGCACGTGCGGCGCGCGCCTGGTGGACGTGGGCAGCCGACACCGAATCCCGCCCGCTCATCCGCAACGCCGCCGGCCGCGAAATGCAGGTCAACCTCGGTGACGGGGTGCTCAAGCACTCAGGCGGCGACTCCCACCAGTACATGCTGCTGTCCATGCGCCACGACCAGCGGGTGAAGGGGCGCATGGTCGTGTCCGCAGTGGTCGCCGTACCCGTGACCGTGCTGCTGGTGCTCGGTGTCCTGACCATGCCCGGGTGGGCGGTGCTGGCGTGGGCCGCTGCCGTTGACGCCCTGTTCGGCCTGGGTGTCCGCAACAAGGACAAGCCCATCGTCAGCCGGTACGTCGCTGTGCAGTTCCAGCGGCCCCTCGATTCCGACGAGGTCACCGCGGCCCTGGCCGCGATCGGCGTCAAGGGCCGTATCGACTTCGTCAACCCCATTCAGGTGGACGGGCCCGGGTGGCGCGCGGAGATCGACCTGCCCCCGGGTGTGCTCGCTGAGAAGCTCCTGGACAAGCGCAAGGAACTGTCCGGGGCGATGCGCCGCCCGTTGCAGTGCGTGTGGCCGTCCGTGGGCACCGAGCACACCTCCCGCGCCGTGTTGTGGGTGGCGAAGAAGGACCCGCGCACCATCAAGCGGGTGTGGCCGCTGCTCACCGATGGCCAGACCGACTTCTACGACGAGTTCCCGTTCGGTGTCACCCCGCGCGGTGAGGCCGTGCCCGTGTCGCTGATCGGCACGAACGTGCTCATCGGCGGTGTGATGGGGTCCGGGAAGACGTCCGCTGTGCTGGTGATCGCCCTGGCCGCCGCGTTGGACCCCACCTGCAAGATATGGATCTTCGAGTTGAAGGGGTCCGGCGACATGGAGTCTGTGCAGCCGGTCGCGTACCGGTATGTGCAGGGCGACGACGATGAGCACTGCGAGGTCGCGTTGAGCGGTATGCGCGCCCTCGAAGCTGAGATGAAGCGCCGCAAGAAGGTCGTGGCCGAACTGCCGATCGAGGACGTACCGAACGGGCGCAAGGTGACCCGCAAGCTCGCGGACAAGTACCCGCACCTGCGGTTGGACCCGCTGTTGGCGATCTTCGACGAGGTCCACACCCTGTTCGAGCACCCCAAGTACGGGAAGAAGGCCGCGGAGGTCGCCGGCCGGTTGATCCGGAAAGCCCGCGCTTACGGCATCATCCTGGTGCTGACCACGCAGAAGCCGGACGCGGACTCGATCCCGAAGATGGTGTCGGACAACGCGATCCTCCGGTTCTGCCTGGCGATCACCGGTCACATCGCCAACGACTTGATCCTTGGCACGGGCATGTACAAGCGGGGGATCCGCGCGAACATCTTCGAACCGGCGGAGGGCGATGACCCGAAGGACTCGGGGACCGGTTGGCTGTCTCGCTCGGCGACGAACGCGAAGATCGTCCGGGCGTACTTCATTCCTCAAGGGGACGCCCGGGAGGTTGGCCGGCGGGCGCTCGCTCTGCGGACGGCCGCGGGGACTCTGTCGGGTGAGGCCGCGGGCGAGGAGGTCGTGGACGCGGACACGTCCACGGTCGTGGACCACGTGCGCGCGGTGTGGCCGGACGGCGCCGCGGCGGTTCACTCCCACCGGCTCATCGAGGCGTTGGCCAGGTTCCGGCCGGACACCTATGCGGTGTGGTTGGAGGAGGAGGACGCCGCGGCCCGCTCGACTCTGCTGAACAACGCGTTGAAGCCCTTCAAGGTCCCCACGAAGCAGCTCACGATCCGGGAGTGCTGCGGTGGTGGGGCGAAGGGTGTCCGGTGGGACGACGTCCCGGAGCCGTCTGGGGACGGCTGGGAGGACGAGGAGGACGGCGACGATTAA
- a CDS encoding helix-turn-helix transcriptional regulator, with protein sequence MSKPTLGPSASFSETVRDTLTEQDISVRELARRTRFDHAYLSRVLAGKQRPSPALADAVDQALNARGNLAALAAGPPPSDDMDETGDMLEFMRRAEASDLGTGTIDVLGAAVDQLCRDYPTAPGPVLRDRSKKLLKHALGLLERRTTLAEHRELLVHVGWLSALLGCVHFDVGDRLAAETARKMAHQLGDQAGHGEIVAWAYEITAWFALSEGRYQAVVAAAEAGRAHAGVSSGGVQLLVQQAKATAKMGDPHAHVLLVEAGNMLAQLPATDQPEHHFVFDPDKLTSHGATAYTWLGWDEAAGEYASEMADRYQREYRPMRLATARLNLGILAARRGALDEAVHLGEAAFESERRSGALTSWARGLLSELEGRYQGERLVVDYRERLALETTGDR encoded by the coding sequence ATGTCGAAGCCTACCCTCGGACCCTCAGCGTCGTTCAGCGAAACCGTCCGGGACACCCTCACCGAACAGGACATCAGCGTCCGCGAGCTCGCCCGCCGGACCCGGTTCGATCACGCTTACCTCTCCCGTGTCCTGGCCGGGAAGCAGCGGCCCTCACCCGCGCTCGCCGACGCCGTCGACCAGGCGCTCAACGCCCGGGGGAACCTCGCTGCCCTGGCCGCCGGACCGCCGCCGTCCGACGACATGGACGAGACCGGCGACATGTTGGAGTTCATGCGCCGCGCCGAAGCCTCCGACCTCGGAACAGGCACCATCGACGTCCTCGGGGCGGCCGTAGACCAACTCTGCCGCGACTACCCGACCGCTCCGGGGCCGGTCCTGCGGGACCGCTCCAAGAAGCTCCTCAAGCACGCTCTCGGGCTGTTGGAGCGGCGCACCACACTCGCTGAACACCGGGAACTCCTCGTCCACGTCGGGTGGTTGTCCGCGCTCCTGGGGTGCGTGCACTTCGACGTCGGCGACCGTCTCGCTGCGGAGACCGCCCGGAAGATGGCCCACCAGTTGGGCGACCAGGCAGGGCACGGCGAGATCGTGGCGTGGGCGTATGAGATCACCGCGTGGTTCGCGCTGTCCGAGGGCCGGTACCAAGCGGTGGTGGCGGCTGCTGAGGCCGGACGCGCTCACGCTGGGGTGTCCAGCGGCGGTGTGCAGCTCCTCGTTCAGCAGGCCAAGGCGACGGCGAAGATGGGCGACCCCCACGCGCACGTGCTGCTCGTGGAAGCCGGGAACATGCTCGCGCAGTTGCCGGCCACTGACCAGCCTGAGCACCACTTCGTGTTCGACCCGGACAAGCTCACCAGCCATGGGGCGACGGCGTACACCTGGTTGGGGTGGGACGAGGCCGCGGGCGAGTACGCGTCGGAGATGGCGGACCGGTACCAGCGCGAGTACCGGCCTATGCGGTTGGCGACGGCCCGCCTGAATCTGGGCATCCTCGCGGCGCGGAGGGGCGCGTTGGACGAAGCCGTGCACCTGGGGGAAGCGGCGTTCGAGTCCGAGCGCCGGTCGGGTGCGTTGACGTCGTGGGCGCGCGGCTTGCTCTCGGAGTTGGAGGGGCGCTATCAGGGTGAGCGCCTGGTGGTGGACTACCGGGAGCGTCTGGCGTTGGAGACGACCGGGGACCGGTGA
- a CDS encoding type II toxin-antitoxin system HicA family toxin — protein sequence MPRPPKRLPPELRKAAEKARADGWEVIAQRGHMVWTTPCGRRLQTSGTPSDHRTVKNELARLRRAGLEDR from the coding sequence ATGCCGCGTCCCCCGAAGAGGCTCCCGCCTGAGCTCCGCAAGGCCGCTGAGAAGGCGCGCGCGGACGGATGGGAGGTCATCGCCCAGCGCGGCCACATGGTGTGGACGACCCCGTGCGGGCGCCGGTTGCAGACCTCAGGGACACCGTCCGACCACCGCACCGTGAAGAACGAGCTGGCCCGGTTGCGCCGCGCCGGCCTCGAAGACCGCTGA
- a CDS encoding helix-turn-helix domain-containing protein, translating into MAQTDRPDGKAAAILALARGSGTKTAAQEAGVSPRTVRRWLADDTVFADEVRDLRGELLDEVVGALTSASMKAVETLVECLQADDPSVRVRAAAQILRALPAMRVEGELTERFAEIEAAVNAQKNGARR; encoded by the coding sequence GTGGCCCAAACTGACCGCCCTGACGGAAAAGCAGCGGCCATCCTCGCGCTCGCCCGCGGCTCCGGCACCAAAACCGCAGCCCAGGAAGCCGGGGTTTCACCCCGCACCGTCCGCCGATGGCTCGCTGACGACACCGTCTTCGCCGACGAGGTCCGCGACCTACGCGGCGAGCTCCTCGACGAAGTCGTCGGAGCGCTCACCAGTGCCTCCATGAAAGCCGTGGAGACCTTGGTGGAGTGCCTCCAGGCAGACGACCCGTCCGTGCGTGTGCGCGCCGCAGCGCAGATCCTCCGAGCGCTGCCCGCCATGCGCGTCGAGGGCGAGCTCACCGAACGCTTCGCGGAGATCGAGGCGGCCGTCAACGCCCAGAAGAACGGAGCACGCCGATGA